In Saccharopolyspora pogona, the genomic stretch GGGCGGCAATGGCGCAGGTCAGTGTGTGGAGGTGGCGATCACGAACGCTGCGGTGGGCGTTCGTGACACCAAAGCCCGCGAGCTGGGCCACTTCACGGTGGACCGCCAGCAGTGGGCGGCATTCACCAGCCGCGTGAAGGCCGGCCAGTTCGACATCTGACCTGGCCCTAAACGAACGAGACGCCCCTGGAACGGTGGTCCAG encodes the following:
- a CDS encoding DUF397 domain-containing protein translates to MSMEFQANSWRKSSRSGGNGAGQCVEVAITNAAVGVRDTKARELGHFTVDRQQWAAFTSRVKAGQFDI